The genomic window GTCAGCGCGCCTTCCAGCACGCGCACATTGGTGGAAATCCGATGGGCCACAAATTCCAGCACGCCGGGCGCGATATGCAGGTTGGGATAGCGTGCGCGATAGGTTTCGGCCTTGGTTTGCAGGATGCCAAGGCGCAGCTCATAATCCGTGGGATGCAGATCGACGACCAGGCCGCAGGCCAGACGTGAGGCGATGCGGTTGTCGAGGTCTTCCATATCCACCGGGGCGCGATCACCAGAGATGATGATCTGCTTGCCCATCTCGATCAAGGCGTTGAATGTGTGAAAGAATTCCTCTTGCGTGGAGTTCTTGCCCGCGATGAACTGAACATCATCAACCATCAGAACATCGACAGAGCGGAACATCTCTTTAAACCCGATTGTGTCCTTCTCGCGCAACGCGCGGACGAAACGATACATGAACTGTTCCGCCGAGACATAAAGGATGCGCAATTGTGGCTGGCGGGTCTGAAGCTCCCAGGCGATGGCGTGCATCAGATGGGTTTTGCCAAGGCCGACGCCGCCGTAAAGAAACAGCGGGTTGAACGAGACCGGGCCGCCTTCGGCCACGCGGCGTGCGGCGGCATGGGCCAGTTCATTCGGTTTGCCCACGACAAACGCATCAAATGTGAAATTCGGGTTCAATGTGGCGGCGGGCAGAGTGCTGCCCTTTCCATTGCCGCCTGAACGCCCGCCGCTGCCCAGATTGGCGGTTTCGGCCGGGCTCTGCATATCGGATGCCGGGGCGTTATTGGCGTTTCCGGCAGAGGCCATTGCGCTCGGGTCGACCTTGAATTCGATCCTGTCCGCGCCGATCCCGGCAGAGATCAGATGGCGCAGAATCACATCGCCGAAATTTTGAGACACCCAGGAGCCGATGAATTTCGCAGGCACAAGAAACCGTACAATGCCATCATCAAAACTGTGGAAGGTGATCGGTTCGATCCAGGCTGAAAAATTGTTTTTCCCGATCGACTTCATCAATTCGTTACGAACATGTCCCCAAATCTCGTCTGTCATCTTATACCCGTCTTTTTGTTATCCCGGACCAGTGCCAACCCAATCCGCAGGCGGCCTCTGTGAGGCGGCCCTGTTATAAGTTCTCCTGTGCTTCAGACGGTCTGCACCACAGCCCGGCGGCTACATATGCACTGCATATCATTGCCCCCTCGCCGGATCACTGCCAGCCATGGCAAATGCCACAGCAATACCGATGCAAGAAACCCTGCTCTGGCATGCACCCCCAGGTCAAAAGGACCGGGACACATGCCAACAGCGTTTCAACACAGTTCAGGTATCGAGACATTTCTGGCCCCAGGCCCCGGGTTTGCGACAGGCGCATCCCGGGCGTAGGGCAACATCTGAAACAGACCGAACGTGCCCGTTCGGGTGCTGTCCTTGATGTTGATAATCGCAAGCCGAAAAGCACATTCCTGCATCGTCAAGCCACTGCCAGGCGATGCACGACCCCGGTTCGCGCCTATCCGTTCTGTCCCCCCAGACAATCTGAATCACAAGGCTAAGCTAGCGGGAGTCCGGGAGGTCAGGCAACGTTTCTTCGTTCTTGACTCCGGCCAATTAAGGCAATCGAATCTCGATGAGGAATTTAGCGCCTTGATCCCACATCATATTTTGAATCGAAAAAAAATGCCTCGGCCGGAACACCTATAAAACAAGGACGGATCAAGACCCGTAATCAGGCGCCAAGAGCCTTCACACGGGAGGAAAGCCGCGACATTTTTCGGGCGACGGTGTTCTTGTGCAACACCCCCTTGGTCACGCCGCGCATCAGTTCAGGCTGTGCTTCGCGCAGGGCAGCCTGCGCCGCAGCCTGATCGCCGGACGCGATTGCTTCTTCGACTTTGCGCAGAGAGGTGCGGATGCGCGAACGGCGGGCTTTGTTGATGGCAAAGCGGCGCTCGTTCTGGCGGGCGCGTTTCTTGGATTGTGGCGAGTTGGCCATGTGTCAGGTCCCCTTCGGGTCAGATGAATATCGAACGCGTCATAAGACCTGCCACCGGGTTTGATAAACCGGACCACTCTGGCCAGGGCGGGCCTCACACGCATGTATCGGCGCCGCATACGGGATTCGTGCCCGGAAGGGAAGGGATTTTGCGCGTTTTGGGCACCTGGCCCCGGGACGGGCCGGATTACGCGCGTAATCCAGGTGGAAAACTGCAGTTTTCCGGCGCCCTT from Rhodophyticola sp. CCM32 includes these protein-coding regions:
- the dnaA gene encoding chromosomal replication initiator protein DnaA, producing the protein MTDEIWGHVRNELMKSIGKNNFSAWIEPITFHSFDDGIVRFLVPAKFIGSWVSQNFGDVILRHLISAGIGADRIEFKVDPSAMASAGNANNAPASDMQSPAETANLGSGGRSGGNGKGSTLPAATLNPNFTFDAFVVGKPNELAHAAARRVAEGGPVSFNPLFLYGGVGLGKTHLMHAIAWELQTRQPQLRILYVSAEQFMYRFVRALREKDTIGFKEMFRSVDVLMVDDVQFIAGKNSTQEEFFHTFNALIEMGKQIIISGDRAPVDMEDLDNRIASRLACGLVVDLHPTDYELRLGILQTKAETYRARYPNLHIAPGVLEFVAHRISTNVRVLEGALTRLFAFADLIGSEITMDLTQECLSDILRATDRKVTMDEIFKKVCEHYNIRQADLIGPSRARNNARPRQMAMYLCKKLTTRSLPEIGLKLGRRDHTTILHGVRKIEELMTVDSQIAEDAELLRRMLEA
- the rpsT gene encoding 30S ribosomal protein S20, with protein sequence MANSPQSKKRARQNERRFAINKARRSRIRTSLRKVEEAIASGDQAAAQAALREAQPELMRGVTKGVLHKNTVARKMSRLSSRVKALGA